In the Malus domestica chromosome 16, GDT2T_hap1 genome, one interval contains:
- the LOC139193022 gene encoding uncharacterized protein translates to MAKKAQALVDFIAEFITGLENATAQPKYAFEHALAEPTLSDKGFWCMHIDGSSNYKGSGASLVLITLDGSMLERAITLGFKASNNEAEYDALLAGLRMAQDLAVKKFSIHFYSQLITSQTIEKYAVKHPRMALYLENVRKQLEAFQTYTLT, encoded by the coding sequence ATGGCGAAAAAAGCTCAGGCCTTGGTGGACTTCATAGCAGAGTTCATTACTGGCTTGGAAAACGCGACAGCACAACCCAAATACGCCTTCGAGCACGCCTTGGCTGAACCAACCCTTTCTGACAAAGGTTTTTGGTGTATGCACATCGATGGTTCATCCAACTATAAAGGTTCTGGAGCAAGCTTGGTTCTCATCACCCTAGACGGCTCAATGCTCGAGCGGGCAATCACTCTAGgtttcaaggcatcaaacaacgaagcagagtacgatgCCTTATTGGCAGGCCTCCGAATGGCACAAGATCTTGCAGTCAAGAAGTTCTCAATCCATTTCTATTCTCAGCTTATCACAAGCCAGACCATCGAGAAGTATGCAGTAAAGCATCCAAGGATGGCACTATACCTCGAGAATGTACGAAAGCagcttgaggcatttcagacttacaccctcacATAA